In Panacibacter ginsenosidivorans, the following proteins share a genomic window:
- a CDS encoding OmpA family protein gives MKRLLFIILIIASFQATAQEPKINPKAAKAYNDAIAQLQDGFIKDAIPLLGKAIEYEPHFVDAWLSLAGVYGELKDYQKAVDHYEKAREMDTAYFKFYNLPYAIDLAGLGRFEDAAKAIDTFLAIPSLNDKSVKSAMYWKSCYSFAIDYKQKHPATDYVFTPENLGDSINSNRPEVYPSFTIDDSTFVFTRHELDGRETFMMSRRIQDGFSTSVPIKGQLNEEPSKGAINISQDGEWLVFAGNFPGKGYGNYDIFISYNTPQGWSVPINLGENINTDFWESSPSLSPDKNALYFSSNRPGGYGGKDIYVSYRSANGKWLPAQNLGPSINTAGDEIEPFIHADNSTLYFTSNGLPGYGGLDIFLTRKDANGKWQTPENLGYPINTISDQESIFISADGATGYYASDRSDTRGGLDLYKFNMRNDIRPIKTLYVQGTVYNAETKQTIPCAVELTDNATQKLITKVQTDETGFYFITLPVGTDYTFTVNRKGFLFYSDLYNLGNKDADSIYVKDIPLQPIAVNAVGVLKNIQFETNAATLEPVSLIELDKLLQLLTDNVTIKVQINGHTDNTGTDARNNQLSLDRAKAVADYLASKGIDPKRLTWKGFGASKPVAENTTEQGKALNRRTEFVIIGL, from the coding sequence AAAGCTGCAAAAGCTTATAACGATGCCATTGCACAATTGCAGGATGGTTTTATAAAAGATGCTATACCATTGCTTGGTAAAGCGATAGAATATGAGCCACATTTTGTAGATGCTTGGTTATCGCTTGCAGGTGTGTATGGTGAATTAAAAGATTACCAGAAAGCAGTTGACCACTATGAGAAAGCAAGAGAAATGGATACGGCCTATTTCAAATTCTACAATCTTCCCTATGCCATTGATCTTGCAGGCCTAGGAAGATTCGAAGATGCGGCGAAAGCTATTGATACATTCCTTGCAATTCCATCCCTGAATGATAAGAGTGTAAAGAGTGCTATGTACTGGAAGTCCTGTTATTCATTTGCAATTGACTATAAACAAAAACATCCTGCAACAGATTATGTTTTTACACCGGAGAATCTTGGTGATAGCATTAATTCAAACAGGCCTGAAGTTTATCCCTCTTTTACCATTGATGACAGCACTTTTGTTTTTACAAGACATGAGCTCGATGGAAGAGAAACATTCATGATGAGCCGAAGAATACAAGATGGTTTTAGTACATCTGTACCCATTAAAGGACAGCTGAATGAAGAACCATCCAAAGGCGCTATCAATATTTCGCAGGATGGTGAGTGGCTTGTATTTGCAGGAAATTTTCCTGGTAAGGGTTATGGCAATTATGATATTTTTATTTCTTACAATACGCCGCAGGGCTGGAGTGTGCCTATCAATTTAGGAGAGAACATCAATACAGATTTCTGGGAGAGTTCTCCAAGTCTTAGCCCTGATAAAAATGCATTGTACTTCAGCAGCAACAGGCCGGGCGGTTATGGTGGTAAAGATATTTATGTAAGTTATCGTTCGGCAAATGGTAAATGGTTGCCTGCGCAGAATCTTGGCCCATCCATTAACACAGCAGGGGATGAGATAGAACCATTTATTCATGCAGACAATAGCACGCTTTACTTTACCAGCAATGGGTTACCCGGTTATGGTGGTTTGGATATTTTTCTTACACGAAAAGATGCGAATGGTAAATGGCAAACACCGGAGAATCTTGGCTATCCAATAAATACCATAAGCGACCAGGAAAGTATTTTTATTTCTGCTGATGGCGCCACGGGTTATTATGCAAGTGACCGATCAGACACACGGGGTGGTCTTGATCTCTACAAGTTTAATATGCGTAATGATATAAGACCAATCAAAACATTGTATGTGCAGGGAACCGTTTATAATGCTGAAACAAAACAAACCATTCCATGTGCAGTGGAGTTAACAGATAACGCCACACAAAAACTGATCACGAAAGTACAGACAGATGAAACGGGTTTTTATTTTATAACACTGCCAGTAGGAACAGATTATACTTTCACTGTAAATAGGAAAGGCTTTCTTTTTTATAGTGATCTCTATAATCTTGGCAATAAAGATGCAGACAGTATTTATGTAAAAGATATTCCGCTGCAACCCATTGCTGTTAATGCTGTTGGCGTGTTAAAGAATATACAGTTCGAAACAAACGCTGCAACATTAGAACCCGTGAGTTTAATTGAACTGGATAAGTTGTTGCAACTGCTGACTGATAACGTAACTATCAAAGTGCAGATAAATGGGCACACAGATAATACAGGAACAGATGCCCGCAACAATCAACTTTCTTTAGACCGTGCAAAGGCAGTTGCAGACTATCTTGCCAGTAAAGGCATAGATCCTAAAAGACTTACATGGAAGGGCTTTGGCGCAAGTAAGCCCGTAGCAGAAAATACTACAGAACAAGGCAAAGCACTGAACCGAAGAACGGAGTTTGTAATTATTGGTTTGTAA